GCGGACAACAGAGCCACGGATGAAACAATTCTTAACGCTGAGCATGTGCGGATATTTGTCGGGATCCGTCACACTGATGTCTGTCAGCTTAATGTTGAGGTATTGGTCCACAGAATGCAGGGTTCCACATATACTGTTGCACACGGATTGGGAATGTCATTGGAATtgcaagaaaagaaaagatatGTTTTACGCTTCTGACAAACGTTTGGTCAAACACATGATGCTCACCTGAGGTCATTCTTCAGCTCGACGACGACTTCTTTGCCCACCAGAGATTTAAAGAATGAATAGAAAA
The sequence above is a segment of the Drosophila willistoni isolate 14030-0811.24 chromosome XR unlocalized genomic scaffold, UCI_dwil_1.1 Seg143, whole genome shotgun sequence genome. Coding sequences within it:
- the LOC6645199 gene encoding U6 snRNA-associated Sm-like protein LSm2 → MLFYSFFKSLVGKEVVVELKNDLSICGTLHSVDQYLNIKLTDISVTDPDKYPHMLSVKNCFIRGSVVRYVQLPGDEVDTQLLQDAARKEAVVSTR